A genome region from bacterium includes the following:
- a CDS encoding patatin-like phospholipase family protein, which yields MGRHVLLVLALVLTVGMPSSSRAARERPLFALALGGGAALGYAHLGVLEVLEEEGLRPDLVLGASMGSIVGGLYCSGLPVERIAAQADGLGIFHLMDLQLGGLGIFEWGKVRRRLAPLVGGMRLEDCPIPLICVATDLQSGERLLLRKGPLLDAMLASATVPGLYEPVPWEGRLLIDGGLVDEVPVFSAREAGAAVVVAVDVSHPLLDGKLRGPIDVMRQAYFIIQMHNVDHRRSQADLLVRPDLDGLDFHKFGEVEAARRAGREAARRCLPELRTLLNEKGWTPR from the coding sequence ATGGGCCGGCACGTCCTTCTTGTCCTGGCGCTCGTGCTGACGGTGGGCATGCCCTCTTCGTCCAGGGCGGCCCGCGAGCGGCCTCTCTTCGCCCTGGCCCTGGGGGGCGGCGCGGCGCTGGGCTACGCCCACCTGGGCGTGCTGGAGGTGCTGGAGGAGGAAGGCTTGCGCCCCGATCTGGTGCTGGGCGCCTCCATGGGCAGCATCGTGGGCGGACTCTACTGCTCCGGCCTGCCTGTCGAGCGCATCGCCGCCCAGGCGGATGGACTCGGCATCTTCCACCTGATGGACCTGCAACTTGGCGGGTTGGGCATCTTCGAGTGGGGCAAGGTGCGTCGCCGGCTGGCCCCGCTGGTGGGAGGGATGAGGTTGGAGGACTGCCCCATCCCCCTCATCTGTGTGGCCACGGATCTGCAATCGGGCGAGCGCCTGTTGCTGCGCAAAGGACCCCTGCTCGACGCCATGCTTGCCTCCGCCACCGTACCGGGGCTTTACGAACCCGTGCCCTGGGAAGGGCGCCTGCTCATCGATGGCGGGCTGGTGGATGAGGTGCCGGTGTTCAGCGCCCGGGAGGCGGGCGCCGCCGTGGTGGTGGCGGTGGATGTCTCCCACCCCCTCCTGGACGGCAAACTGCGCGGCCCCATCGATGTGATGCGTCAGGCCTATTTCATCATCCAGATGCACAACGTGGACCACCGACGCTCCCAGGCCGACCTGCTTGTCCGCCCCGACTTGGATGGCCTGGACTTCCACAAGTTCGGCGAGGTGGAGGCGGCCCGCCGGGCCGGGCGCGAGGCGGCGCGGCGCTGCCTGCCGGAGCTGCGCACCCTGCTGAATGAGAAGGGCTGGACGCCGCGCTGA